A window of the Mannheimia granulomatis genome harbors these coding sequences:
- a CDS encoding SufE family protein, producing the protein MTLAEIYAKFELCKSWEERYRLLIQLSRELPKPSEERLIELPEIEGCESRLWFEFQLSPRKVEAYSDARLMQGILMIVQIALLEKSAEELKDFNLKVMFDELKISPHLTSTRLNGLGQIQKLIEV; encoded by the coding sequence ATGACGTTAGCTGAAATTTACGCAAAGTTTGAGCTTTGCAAATCTTGGGAAGAAAGATACCGCTTGTTGATTCAATTGAGTCGTGAACTACCTAAACCTAGTGAAGAAAGATTGATAGAGCTGCCTGAAATTGAAGGCTGTGAAAGCCGACTGTGGTTTGAATTTCAATTATCGCCCCGCAAGGTTGAGGCGTATAGCGATGCCCGTTTAATGCAAGGGATTTTAATGATTGTGCAGATTGCGTTGTTAGAAAAATCAGCGGAAGAATTGAAAGATTTTAATTTAAAGGTGATGTTTGATGAGCTAAAAATATCTCCGCACTTAACCAGTACAAGGTTAAATGGGTTAGGGCAGATACAGAAGTTGATTGAGGTTTGA
- a CDS encoding tautomerase family protein, whose product MISVYGLKQTLADRRAKIAEVIFDCLEMSLGVPKQRHALRFELLEAENFYLPINRSQDFIVIEINLMLGRSEQIKKRLIKGLFSSLQSKVGILPMDVEITIKEHPEHCWGFRGMTGNEATDLEYQVHR is encoded by the coding sequence ATGATTAGTGTATATGGTTTAAAGCAGACATTAGCAGACCGCCGAGCAAAAATTGCCGAGGTCATCTTTGATTGTTTGGAAATGAGCCTTGGTGTGCCAAAACAACGCCATGCCTTGCGTTTTGAACTGCTAGAGGCGGAAAACTTCTACTTACCAATCAATCGCAGCCAAGATTTTATTGTGATTGAAATTAACCTCATGTTAGGACGTAGCGAACAGATCAAAAAACGGCTAATAAAAGGTTTATTCAGCTCTTTGCAATCTAAAGTCGGGATCCTACCGATGGATGTGGAAATTACCATTAAAGAACACCCCGAACATTGCTGGGGCTTTCGCGGGATGACCGGTAACGAGGCAACCGATTTAGAATACCAAGTGCATCGTTAG
- a CDS encoding L-threonylcarbamoyladenylate synthase encodes MTQFFYIHPDNPQQRLIQQAVEIIKKGGVIVYPTDSGYALGCAMGDKHAMDRIVAIRKLPENHNFTLVCSDLSELSTYALVTNQSYRLIKNNTPNPYTFILPATKELPRRLMTKRKTIGIRVPNNPIALALISTLGEPILSCSLMLPETEVTESDPDAIRDYLEHRVELIIHGGYLGQQPTTVVDLTGDSPAVIRAGSGDLTPFN; translated from the coding sequence ATGACACAGTTTTTTTATATTCACCCAGACAATCCGCAACAACGCTTGATTCAACAGGCGGTTGAGATTATCAAAAAAGGTGGGGTTATTGTTTATCCGACAGATTCCGGCTATGCGTTGGGTTGTGCGATGGGTGATAAGCATGCGATGGATAGAATTGTAGCAATTCGTAAATTGCCGGAAAATCATAATTTCACCTTGGTGTGTAGTGATTTATCCGAGCTTTCGACTTATGCGTTGGTGACGAATCAATCTTATCGTTTAATCAAAAATAATACGCCAAACCCTTACACCTTTATTCTGCCTGCAACCAAAGAATTACCTCGTCGATTAATGACAAAGCGGAAAACTATCGGCATTCGGGTGCCGAATAATCCGATTGCATTGGCGTTAATTTCAACTTTGGGCGAGCCAATTTTATCTTGCTCGTTAATGTTGCCGGAAACGGAAGTAACAGAATCTGATCCTGATGCGATTAGAGATTATTTAGAACACCGTGTTGAGTTGATTATTCATGGTGGATATTTAGGGCAACAACCGACTACGGTGGTAGATTTGACCGGAGATAGTCCTGCTGTCATTCGAGCAGGCTCGGGCGATTTGACCCCGTTTAATTAA
- a CDS encoding anthranilate synthase component 1, which translates to MPQLTVTQTELPYFADTTTVYYHLCGENPHTLLLDSAEIQSKNSLKSLLFAKSALHIFCEAQTVTFQALTANGKAVLPFIEQTLNQLNPAPTCKFLVENDRLQAEFPEINNHLDEDSKLKTTTVFDGLRTVNHLFSNAESPIYLGGLFSYDLVANFIPMENILLQDDGLNCPDYSFYLAEQLVTIDHQTQKAFLSTFCFDSNEQQNLAQQAVEFAEILAKQQGQTLDLNIQAAHAEAETNIEDEDFKTIIRKLKHHINIGDVFQIVPSRRFSLPCPNRLASYRQLKINNPSPYMFFMQSENFTLFGASPESALKYSQHNRQLEIYPIAGSRPRGFDAQGNIDPELDSRLELELRLDQKELAEHLMLVDLARNDVARVSESGTRRVVDLMQIDRYSQIMHLVSRVIGTLRFDLDALHAYQACMNMGTLTGAPKIKAMQLIYQVEQQKRHSYGGAVGYLTSEGNLDTCIVIRSAFVQNGIAYVQAGCGEVLDSDPQLEADETRHKARAVLKAIGQVNAQANG; encoded by the coding sequence ATGCCTCAATTAACTGTTACTCAAACGGAACTTCCTTACTTTGCCGATACCACAACGGTTTACTACCATTTATGTGGCGAAAATCCGCACACTTTACTATTAGACTCTGCCGAAATTCAAAGCAAAAACAGTTTGAAAAGTTTATTGTTTGCTAAATCAGCATTGCATATTTTTTGCGAAGCACAAACCGTTACCTTTCAAGCTTTAACTGCGAACGGAAAAGCCGTGTTACCATTCATTGAACAAACGCTGAATCAACTCAACCCTGCGCCTACTTGCAAATTTTTGGTAGAAAATGACCGCTTGCAAGCCGAATTTCCGGAAATTAACAACCATTTAGATGAAGACAGTAAACTGAAAACCACTACTGTATTTGACGGTTTGCGTACTGTTAATCATCTGTTTAGTAATGCTGAATCGCCTATTTATTTAGGTGGCTTGTTTAGTTATGATTTAGTTGCTAATTTTATCCCAATGGAGAATATTCTCCTGCAAGATGACGGCTTAAACTGCCCGGATTACAGTTTCTATCTGGCTGAGCAGTTAGTGACTATCGATCATCAAACACAAAAAGCCTTTTTAAGCACCTTCTGTTTTGATTCTAATGAGCAACAAAATCTGGCTCAACAAGCGGTCGAATTTGCCGAAATTCTTGCAAAACAGCAAGGGCAAACGCTTGATCTAAACATTCAAGCTGCCCACGCTGAAGCCGAAACCAATATTGAAGATGAAGATTTCAAGACAATTATCCGTAAATTAAAACATCATATTAACATCGGTGATGTGTTCCAAATCGTACCATCTCGACGTTTTAGCTTGCCTTGCCCGAATAGACTTGCCAGTTACAGACAGCTAAAAATCAATAACCCAAGTCCTTATATGTTCTTTATGCAGAGCGAAAACTTCACCTTATTTGGTGCTTCGCCTGAAAGTGCATTGAAATATTCACAACATAACCGTCAGCTGGAAATTTACCCGATTGCAGGCTCTAGACCTCGTGGTTTTGATGCACAAGGCAATATCGATCCGGAATTGGATTCTCGCTTGGAATTAGAGCTTCGCTTAGATCAAAAAGAACTTGCCGAGCATTTAATGTTGGTGGATTTGGCTCGTAATGATGTGGCTCGTGTAAGTGAATCCGGCACTCGCCGCGTGGTGGATTTAATGCAAATCGATCGCTATTCACAAATTATGCACTTGGTTTCTCGTGTGATCGGCACGCTTCGCTTTGATTTAGATGCCCTGCACGCTTACCAAGCCTGTATGAATATGGGTACATTGACCGGTGCACCAAAAATCAAAGCTATGCAGTTAATTTATCAAGTCGAACAACAAAAACGCCACAGCTACGGTGGTGCAGTGGGTTATTTAACCTCGGAAGGCAATTTAGATACCTGTATTGTTATCCGCTCCGCATTCGTGCAAAACGGTATTGCCTATGTGCAAGCCGGTTGTGGCGAAGTGTTAGATTCCGATCCACAATTAGAGGCTGATGAAACCCGCCATAAAGCACGAGCGGTGTTAAAGGCAATTGGGCAAGTAAACGCACAGGCAAATGGTTAA
- the trpD gene encoding anthranilate phosphoribosyltransferase: MQTLLDKLFANQALTQEESHAFFNEVIKGNVSNEQLAAALIALKLRGETVAEIAGAANAALENANPFPTPHYAFADIVGTGGDGHNTINISTTSALVAATMGYKIAKHGNRSVSSKTGSSDVLSQLGINVGISPQNARLALDETGICFLFAPTYHSGFKYAAPVRQALKTRTIFNILGPLVNPAHAKRQLLGVYSPELIKVYAETVKTLGCEHTIVVHGAGLDEVAVHGETQVAEIKNGQIDYYTLTPEDFGIPRYSLDALKGGEPAENAEKITAILQGKGEPAHIDAVAVNVALLLKVFGESNIKANVLKVKEALASGKAFETLRKLATYQ; encoded by the coding sequence ATGCAGACACTCTTAGATAAACTATTTGCAAACCAAGCCTTAACTCAAGAGGAATCACACGCTTTTTTTAATGAAGTAATAAAAGGCAATGTCTCAAATGAACAGCTTGCAGCAGCGTTAATTGCCTTGAAACTGCGTGGCGAAACAGTTGCAGAAATTGCAGGAGCGGCAAACGCAGCACTTGAAAATGCCAATCCGTTCCCCACACCGCATTATGCTTTTGCTGATATTGTCGGTACAGGTGGCGATGGGCATAACACCATCAATATTTCGACTACTTCAGCACTTGTTGCCGCAACAATGGGTTACAAAATTGCTAAACACGGCAACCGTAGCGTTTCAAGCAAAACAGGCTCAAGCGATGTGTTAAGCCAATTAGGCATTAATGTAGGCATTAGCCCACAAAACGCACGCCTTGCTCTTGATGAAACCGGTATCTGTTTCTTATTTGCCCCAACGTATCATAGCGGTTTTAAATATGCAGCTCCGGTTCGCCAAGCCTTAAAAACCCGTACAATCTTCAATATTTTAGGGCCTTTAGTTAATCCTGCTCACGCTAAACGCCAGCTATTAGGAGTTTATTCCCCAGAGTTAATAAAAGTATATGCCGAAACAGTCAAAACACTAGGTTGTGAGCATACTATTGTCGTACATGGTGCGGGGCTAGACGAAGTGGCTGTGCACGGCGAAACACAAGTTGCTGAAATTAAAAACGGGCAGATTGATTATTACACCCTAACCCCCGAAGATTTCGGCATTCCCCGCTACTCACTTGATGCCCTAAAAGGTGGTGAACCTGCAGAAAATGCAGAAAAAATCACCGCTATATTACAAGGAAAAGGTGAGCCTGCTCATATTGATGCGGTAGCGGTAAATGTGGCATTACTGCTGAAAGTATTTGGAGAAAGCAATATCAAAGCCAATGTATTAAAAGTGAAAGAAGCCCTTGCCTCTGGCAAAGCCTTTGAAACTTTGCGAAAATTAGCAACATATCAATAA
- a CDS encoding aminodeoxychorismate/anthranilate synthase component II → MANILFIDNFDSFTYNLVDQFRELGHKVTIFRNDYPLEDFLDKALSTEDCLVALSPGPGNPAEAGNLLEIIRRLKDKVPMIGICLGHQALIEAFGGKVVHTGTVLHGKVSRIEHDNQAMFAGINNPMPVARYHSLMGDDLPEEFIINAKYEHIVMAIRHKTLPICGFQFHPESILTVEGTKLLKQSVQWLLESKK, encoded by the coding sequence ATGGCAAACATTCTTTTTATTGATAACTTTGACTCTTTTACCTACAACCTTGTAGATCAATTCCGTGAATTAGGACATAAAGTCACCATTTTCCGTAATGATTACCCATTAGAAGATTTTTTAGACAAAGCATTAAGCACAGAGGATTGCTTAGTGGCACTGTCACCGGGGCCTGGTAATCCAGCAGAAGCCGGCAATTTATTAGAGATTATCCGCCGCTTAAAAGACAAAGTACCGATGATTGGGATTTGTTTAGGCCACCAAGCCTTAATTGAAGCCTTTGGTGGCAAAGTGGTGCATACCGGCACAGTTTTACACGGCAAAGTGTCTCGTATTGAGCACGATAACCAAGCGATGTTTGCAGGCATAAACAACCCGATGCCGGTGGCTCGTTATCATTCCCTCATGGGTGATGATTTACCCGAGGAATTTATCATCAATGCGAAATATGAGCATATTGTGATGGCAATTCGTCATAAAACCTTACCGATTTGTGGCTTTCAATTCCATCCGGAATCCATTTTAACGGTGGAAGGCACAAAATTACTTAAACAATCAGTGCAATGGTTATTAGAGAGCAAAAAATGA
- the rluB gene encoding 23S rRNA pseudouridine(2605) synthase RluB, with translation MPNAKSHSSNRSFKKTDEKADSHERKFGKNAEKPQRPTSKPLVQKTVKKIEKTTALSADKQGKVVGEKLQKILARAGQGSRRELEEIIAAGRVSVDGKIASLGDRVQVSSSTKIRIDGHLINLIPTQKEICRVLMYYKPEGELCTRSDPEGRATVFDRLPRLNGARWIAVGRLDINTSGLLLFTTDGELANRLMHPSREVEREYSVRVFGNIDDAMLGRLRKGVQLEDGPANFKQIKVVGGTGLNQWFDVTLTEGRNREVRRLWESQGVEVSRLIRIRYGNIKLDKGLPRGGWEEMGLEQVNYLRELVGLPAETETKVDVTANRRRTNIRQIRKAVKQHQKYRS, from the coding sequence ATGCCAAATGCGAAATCTCATAGTAGTAACCGTTCATTTAAAAAGACAGATGAAAAAGCAGATAGCCATGAACGCAAATTCGGCAAAAATGCGGAAAAACCACAGCGTCCGACTTCTAAGCCTTTGGTACAAAAAACGGTAAAAAAAATCGAAAAAACGACCGCTTTATCCGCTGATAAACAAGGGAAAGTAGTCGGTGAAAAGCTACAAAAAATCTTAGCACGCGCAGGGCAAGGGTCTCGCCGTGAACTTGAGGAGATTATTGCTGCCGGACGAGTGAGTGTAGATGGCAAAATTGCCTCATTAGGTGATCGTGTTCAGGTGAGTTCATCGACTAAAATTCGTATCGACGGGCATTTAATTAATCTGATCCCAACGCAAAAAGAGATCTGCCGGGTCTTAATGTATTACAAGCCGGAAGGGGAACTATGTACGCGTTCTGATCCTGAAGGACGGGCTACAGTATTTGACCGTTTACCACGTTTAAATGGCGCGCGTTGGATTGCAGTTGGGCGTTTAGATATTAATACTTCAGGTTTATTGCTATTTACAACAGATGGCGAACTAGCTAATCGTTTAATGCACCCAAGTCGTGAAGTAGAGCGTGAATATTCGGTGCGAGTATTTGGTAATATTGATGATGCAATGCTTGGGCGTTTACGCAAAGGTGTTCAATTAGAAGATGGTCCGGCAAATTTTAAACAGATTAAAGTTGTTGGTGGTACAGGTTTAAATCAATGGTTTGATGTGACTTTAACCGAGGGGCGTAATCGAGAAGTTCGTCGTTTGTGGGAGTCACAAGGGGTGGAAGTAAGCCGCTTGATTCGTATCCGCTATGGTAATATTAAGCTGGATAAAGGCTTACCTCGTGGCGGCTGGGAAGAAATGGGGCTTGAGCAAGTGAACTATTTGCGTGAGCTGGTTGGTTTACCAGCAGAAACCGAAACGAAAGTTGATGTAACTGCTAATCGTCGCCGGACTAATATCCGCCAAATTCGTAAAGCGGTGAAGCAACATCAAAAATATCGCTCTTAG
- a CDS encoding class I SAM-dependent methyltransferase: MKKSIYDTPIFFERYQQLRQNPISMNEVVEKPTMFSLLPSLKGKKVLDLGCGTGGHLAHYLSLGAAKVVGLDLSELMLQQAETELSTQWQKGSDFSLYCLPMERLDEIEEGDFDVVTSSFAFHYIENFTDLLAKISVKMPACSTLIFSQEHPIVTCYKEGYRWEKNDAKQQVAYRLNYYRDEGERDRSWFQQPFKTYHRTMASILNQLIQSGFEIIQVEEPMLAEQPEWQNEFKDLQHRPPLLFIKAQKRK; the protein is encoded by the coding sequence GTGAAAAAAAGTATTTACGACACCCCCATTTTCTTTGAACGCTACCAGCAGCTACGGCAAAATCCTATCAGTATGAATGAAGTCGTAGAAAAACCGACAATGTTCTCGCTACTGCCCTCACTCAAAGGCAAAAAAGTGTTAGATTTAGGCTGTGGCACAGGAGGTCATCTCGCTCATTATTTAAGCTTAGGAGCGGCAAAAGTAGTCGGCTTAGATTTATCCGAATTAATGCTGCAACAAGCCGAAACCGAACTTTCTACACAATGGCAAAAAGGCAGCGATTTTTCGCTTTACTGTCTGCCAATGGAGCGTTTAGATGAAATTGAAGAGGGTGATTTTGATGTTGTTACCAGCTCTTTTGCTTTTCACTACATTGAAAATTTTACTGATCTACTTGCAAAAATTTCCGTAAAAATGCCCGCTTGCAGCACGCTGATTTTCTCGCAAGAACACCCGATTGTGACTTGTTATAAAGAGGGTTACCGCTGGGAGAAAAATGACGCAAAACAACAGGTTGCTTATCGGTTAAATTATTATCGAGACGAAGGCGAGCGGGATCGCAGTTGGTTTCAACAGCCTTTTAAAACCTACCACCGTACAATGGCAAGCATTTTAAATCAGCTCATTCAAAGTGGCTTTGAGATCATTCAGGTAGAAGAGCCGATGCTTGCCGAACAACCCGAGTGGCAGAATGAATTTAAAGACTTGCAACACCGCCCGCCATTGCTGTTTATTAAGGCTCAAAAACGCAAATAA